CTCATAACCCTGTTTCTTCCATTTGGCAATCAGATTCTTGTCTGCATATCCCTCTTTGATGCAGTAATCATAAAGCTCTAGGAATTAAAAATAAGTTAGCAATCACAAAAGGAAGCAGTTTGGGAAATAAATCATTAACATGACCAAATAGTATACCTCGACTGATAGCCTTTCTTTTGTAGAACAGATCGAAAATGTAACGGCTGCGTTGGTGATGAAGTCTGAAAATTGGCCACAGAGACTCAACTTTGCGTTTTCCCTCATGTGGCTCGGTTTCAGCTGCAATTAAAAAACATCATAGCATATATAATAGCATAGTAGCACACTTCTAACATAACAAAATTTAGCCTAACATTAGAAAGACAAGTAAACAGTGCACAAAACACATATGTATTTTAACGAACAACTTAAATACATATAAtgtaatgaaaatatttaatcaGACAAACATTCGTTCTTAACatctcaaaataaaaataactcaTTAGCATTCTGGCTAGTTTAAGATTGTAAACGAACCTTCGCGCATTTTCTGGTCTAATTCATCCAAAGTTGGTTCTATAAGTTCCCATCCATCTGGAGGTGGTTTTCTACTCCTTTTAACTTTAGGCATTATTTGAGATTATCAAGCAAAATAAACGATCGTCTGCGTTGTTTAGTGAGAGCGAGCTGCTGCTTTTCAGCTTTACTGTCGCCGGTTTGATGACGTCACGCCACAGGTCCTTTTAGTGCGAGTTATCACGAGAAAGTTCGTCAACAAGCTGTCTTTGTTTATTTGCGCAAAGCACAAACTAAAATTACAATCGggattatttaacattttattccATTGGTAAAATAGATTGCCGTGAAAGCctgaaaaataacaataatcGCTTTATTACTGCGTTATAATTGCGGCGTTATTCTTATTCTTATCATATTGCGTCAGGCTAGCTAGGTCTCTGCACTTGTGCCTGAATGTAAATATAGAAACATGTACCAGCAGGCTGAATGCTAGTCGATTATTTGACCCGTTTAATCGTAGAATTTaccttttgttttatttaacaaTTTGTCCCCAAATCACGTACAGTTGATTACTGTTATTCTACTgaagtgtgaagcgtgacaACTTACATTTCAACTCTGTTTTAAGCTTTTCCTTTTGTTAAGTCTGAGAGTGTTAAagtcaaatttttcaacttatCAACTCGCCATTATGCCAAAAGGAGGTAAGTGATATTTTTGTTGTGTACTAGACATTTAAATGTAACAGAAATAAGATCACCATTAATCACACGTTGAACCAGCACGTTTAACCAGCACACGTCAGTCATGGGCTGAGAGAGGAATGTTGAATTGTGTTGGTGTCTACATTGGTTTTACAGTCTTTTTGATATGTATTCATAATACTAAACAGACACTAATATCAAATgtataccaatatgtacatttattgTATACTTACTCTAAAACAATGTTCTTGTGTATTACTGTAGAGAATACAAATGGTGGAAGTTAATcccacaagtttttttttttattttagggaAAAAAGGTGGCCATAAAGGTCGTATGAGAACCTACACAAGTCCTGAAGAAATAGATGCTCAGATGAAAGCAGAGAAAGAACGAAAGAAGGTAAATGATATTTTCACTTCAGACAGAATGTAgtgttttatataatattacaCAACATTAAAGAGGTTGGCACAGAGAGCgaatataaaaaatttattcGCGTAAATGGTAGGTAGGTTTTAATGACAGTGCTAAGTGTGGTTATTTAACTCTATAACAAAGTTAATAACAAAGCCATTGGATAATAAAGGGTGCCGTTTTGGTGTCtgttaaagagcccctattatGCCTTTCCTggttttacatttactttattgtttaagtgtgtgtgcgtgcatgtaaaCGATCTGCAAAGTTTCAAATTCCAATGTCTGTGCTAAAGCGAGATGTCGCTTTGAACTCCAACAGTTATTTCCGTATTACACATTTTCATAATGCCCACCTGCTGACTTAATGCTTATGTAGTATTTTGCTACAGGCTCACTTATTGCACTTTTTTGTGGATTAAGATTCAGCTGACAAGTGAACTAATTATGCGTTTCATTATGATCAGCCCTATTCCCTAACTATCCCTTCACATGTATATAATGACTACAAAATGAAAACAGAGCTCTTCAGGTTCATGACGCTGTTGTGTGATAATCGTCCGGCAGTGATGTTTTCAGACATGCGTGATTGTTCTCCGTTGTGTTAGCAAAACTTAACCGAGTGTTAaactcatagatatgtataaaggctagatgtctcacccgtgctgctggccaattgagtggaatgtccgcatttggcggccatcttaccacaggcagctcgctcactcgttgcattgagttttaatggtgcaggtacttttaaatgaccataacttgcttaatatctaccaattttcaaacggtttgatttgttataaacgtcaaagatgtacctatgacactgcatttttctacttaaaaacataaaaaattcttgaaacatgttaaagcatccagaattatagccacgttaataacgtttgtaagaaaccaaaccgtttgaaaattggtagaggTTGGgcaagttgtggtcatttgaaggtacctgcaccattaaagcTCAATGCATCGAGTGACCGAGCTGCctggtgatgacgttagagactccgccgtaacacatctagcatTTTATATAATCATGTTTATCTATGGTTAAACTGATGGCAACATCCGAACAagactcttgccagtaaatctATGTTAATATCGCTTTGTGTGTTGGCAATTATGTGATGCCATGGTTTACAACTGAGACGGTACAACGCACGCCTCCCGGTAAAGAGCAGGACATTCCTGATACACGCTTTAGGCAAGTCACGATAGACTGGGCTAGCTTGAAAAATCataggaaaggtttttatagtCTGGAAGTAACATAGCATTTGAAAGCGCTGGAAAGAGAAGCGCTAGAATAATGTTAATATAATGTGAATTGGAAATGGAATTTTCAACTTTCTACGATGAGAGATTATCTTCTTATTATCCACGATGTGCTTCAAACTATCCATCTACAATCAGATTTGCTTGGAAATAGCATTTTTAGAAAACAGCAATATAAcgtttttaaatgataaatcttATCAGAATATATACTAGTATCATCATTttatataataatgtttatGGTTTGCATCTTAGAATGAAGAGGAGGAAGGTGCATCAGTAAATGACAACCAGACAGAGGACAAAATTACAGCATCAGATTCAGAAGACAGTGATGATGATGGGTCTCAGGTATATTTTGGGATTAAACATGTGATTTCCCATGCGTTGGCAGATGGTCTCTCTACTTAGATCTATCTGCAAATATATTTAGCAGAGCCTACTGACATCATACATGGTTAAACTACTGTGAAGTCTTATTGAGTGTATTTCTTATGATGattaatgtttttatctactctgtttgaaataaagataatGTATATATGAAACGTTACAGTTGCATCATTGATAGATAACACTGGTGATGCAGTATTATCACTTTGTTATTCTGAAAGATACAAACTAACATGTACATTTTTGCAACAGAAAAGAAAGGGCATTGAAGGGTTGATAGAGATTGAAAATCCGAATCGTGCTGCCCAAAAAGCAAAGAAAGTCACAGAAATAGAACTTGAAGGTCCCAAACAGCTTTCCAGAAGAGAAAGAGAGGAGACACTAGTGTAAGTGATTCCTATATCTCGATTTATTACTGATTACAGTcattatatttactttttttttaagcattacatGGTTTGTGATTGGCCAGTTGTGGCATGTTGCAGTCAAATAATTTGTATAGTGACTGCAAAACTGCAAATTTGATCATTGTTGATCATTTCCTACACTGCAGTCAtctatttctttttaaaaacgAATGTATTTAATgctcatttatttatgtatttggcgAGTAGCTTTGAAGGATAAAATACTGTCAGTCGGTCATTATCAGTATACTTTGTGACTACACTGCGCAACTTTTACTCATTTTGTGCACATTAGTTTATGTTGATATATTCAAgttcacattttattaaagttttttgtTATGACATAAACATCTGTTCTCTCTCAGCTATTAATGCCTTTTCCTGCATTTTAGAGAGGAGATTGAAAAACAAAAAGCCAAAGAGAGGTACATGAAAATGCATTTAGCAGGAAAGACAGATCAAGCCAAAGCAGATCTAGCTCGGCTTGCCATTATCAGAAAGCAACGTGAAGACGCCGCACGGAAAAAAGAAGAGGAACGTAAAGGTAAATCTGCAGTGTTGTAGAAGTTATGTGAAAATTTCTCATGATGGGCGAATAAAGATTTATCACTGTTTGCTTTCTGTCTTTGTAGCAAAAGAAGCAGCACAAGCAGCAGCCGCAGCAACTAAAGGATTACACACGTTGTCTCTCAAATGATCCAGATGTTTTGATTCAATTGTGGACAGTATACGATTATATTtgacaattttattttttaagacaaaGACTGATGATGTGTTATGCTACTTAAGACATACAGTGGTCATTTGGGGAAATAACGATTATATTAACCATGAAAAGCAATGAGAGCCCTTTGTGAGAGCCCTGATGCTTTTACTAAAGTTGCTTGTAATGCTTGCTTTCACTCAATGATATTAGAAACATAGacatatttattaatatatattaacatattGCCACAAGTAACGGTGAAGTTTGCTGTCTCAGTATGGAGAATTATAGTACAAGTGTGTAATAAAATGTCGTGAATTGTAAAGAGGGCAATTGTGTAATTTAGGATGATGTTCTGAATGTATTGTCTTCTTAAAAGAATGAAAACAGTTGCATATAATGCCAATAAAAATGTCAGAACTTTTTATTGAAAACGTGTTTGTATAATGTTGTAAACTTTTTGTGTTTAAGAAATCTTTTGGTAATGCTTCTGCAGAACTGTTAAGAGTAAAGTAACAatttaaatgaaagaaaaaggaaaaagaatAAATTAAAGTTTTATCACTATATTACTGTGGTCTCAGAAGTGCACAGAGAGGCCTgggattaaaggaatagttcacccaaaaaaggaAATGTGTATGATCATTGAACCTCGTGCACTGTTTTGCTGACACTTGTTTCTTTATTAAGCAGTCACCATGTGCTTTCACCACGTGCTGCCATTGTACTTGACTTATGCAGACCAATATTGTTTTCTCAgacaaaacaaagtttttcataataatacaggtttggaacacaTGGGTAAATAAGTAATGATagaaattaaactttatttatggatgaactattcctttaagtccgCTAGTCGGCTGGCCACGCCCCGCGGCGCCCTCATTGGTCCCCAAAATTCGCGGACTTTGACACGAGGAGGAAATCGACGCGAGATAGAAAGTTGGTCGGGACCCACTTTAATCACATTTGTAAAGGTAAGTGTACAAcctcttattttattttaagtgtgtGCACTCTAAAGCAAGGATCAGATTTAGGGGTCAAATCTCAAACCTGTGAGCGCGTGCATGCGCTTCATGTTTTCGAGCAATATCAATCTAACTGTTATGCAAATCTGCGAACGTGAAAAGCAAATTTTCATCTAATATTCGTATAAGTAACGTACAAAGAGGTATGTGTAACTTACAAATACATAAGTACAAAGTATGTGTGTTGTATAagttattagggcccgagcaccgaggagcaggccaaaatggcctgcaccgaaaggtgcgaagccctattgttttccttaggattattatttttatttttttttttatttttttcaacacttgacctaatttgggtcccttaacatactcgaaaactcttgaaacttggcacacatgtcagagtcccgtaccactaggctcatgcaaaggctgaaacacgggcgtggcactggggctctgtagcgccccctgtaatgcaaaaacaaacattggtgcacagattgggcaagcatgtacgcacatgtacgaaagttggtacgcatatagatctcatcgacccgaacaactttcgccctctaacattttagctccgcccaacaggaagtccgccattttggattgtttaaaaaatgcatgcggtaaacttttgaatactcctcctaggggattcatgcaaatgacaccaaaagtggtgatcatgatgtcaagacattggacttgctaaattgcgaagggatttttgatatctcgaacggtgttgccatggcgaagcggcaaagtcatggcgaaatcagagaaacaggaagtgtctaatatctatggcaaaaaatatcttattgtgatgccatgcggggtgtttgttcgtctgaagattccgatcgcatcgatgcgcctattgtgactcctgggtatagcgccaccaccaggcggcaggaagtgtgtcagttacaaagctggatttttttgacagttcaatgcaatgttcttttaaatactccttctagaaaaatcatgcaattgacaccaaaagtggtcaacatgatgacgAGACAtggtagatgataaattgcgaagggatttttgatatctcgaacgttgttcccatggcaacgtgtcaaactttactttcattttaaaggcatatttaagccttacagtttcatgcagtgaacttttaaatactccttctaggatattcatgcgattgacaccaaaagtggtcaacatgatgctgagacatggtagatgataaattgcgaagggatttttgatatcttgaatgttgttcccatggcaacgcgacaaattttactttcattttaaaggcttatttaagcattacagttgcatgcgatgttcttttaaatactccttctaggtaaataatgttattgacaccagaagtggtcaacatgatgctgagacattgtagatgctaaattgcgaaggaatttttgacatctcgaacgctgttcccatggcaacacgtcaaactttacttttatttcaggcatatttaaggctcttggcatgcttagattaaatttaaatttggcaaacacatcagagttgtcggctgttaagtgttgacaaaaacgtcagataaaggcgtgtctatttagtgtctcactaacgcccccatttgtctaaaatgtggggtttcttttacctacagtacctaaatggatcagtagcaacatgaaatagtccactgatatttacccacttgatgcacatgcccaccgtgcatcttttcctcggaggcaccgtgtagcggtaaaaaaacgtgcgagggcccgccatcgctgcttgcagctatatttattcttTGTAACTATACGTTACTTTGCCAGATGTAGTTTTATTTTCGCGGGAAAAACCTTAAATACTAACAACTGCATATTTGGTTTGTTCAAAGTTGCTGATATAACAATTTTACTATAGTGTAATCGGTCATAAGCGTGGTCTGTGCTAGCAGCTGCAGTTAtatatttgattgacagctgagcccACCAGACTGTTCATTACTGAACTCTAGTCTGACCAACAACAATAGATCTTAATCGCTGACTGAACAACATTTGTGAACCATCAATAAATCAGATTATGTTGAGTCAATCCATACAGACGGTTTCTACataatgactttaatctcatGTTTGAACTGAATCTGGTTTTCCCTAGAGATCATTAACTATGGCTCAAATCAATGGCCATAATACTGAAACATGGAAATCTCACAACAACATGATGCTGGAACCTCTGAGCACAAATGATCCTGAGGTGAGTGTGAAGACAAACCAACCTAACAAACACAGAGAACTGTGAACCACTGACTAACATTAAAGTATATACTACTACTAATCAATGTCAAATCGagtattaatttaatgtttgaacaggtatttgaaataataaagaaagagaAGAAGAGGCAGACGTATGGATTAGAGCTCATTGCATCTGAGAACTTCACCAGTCGAGCTGTTTTGGAAGCTCTGGGCTCTTGTATGAACAACAAGTACTCCGAGGGTTATCCTGGGCAGAGGTATCATTTTGTGTTATCATGCCAATCAAAGCAGTATTATGTAATCATTTTATCAACCTTGaaataaatgcatgtgtttTTAGATATTACGGAGGAACGGAGCACGTGGATGAATTGGAACGTTTGTGTCAGGCAAGAGCTCTGAAGGTTTACGGCCTTGACCCAGAAAAATGGGGAGTAAATGTTCAACCATACTCTGGTAGGTTTGTTTCTCAATATCATTAGCATTTGTTGCTAAAATGACGTAAGACGTGTGGAACATTTGCTCAGACACATTGTTCAAAATTTTGTTTTTCCCCCAGGGTCACCTGCAAACTTTGCCGTATACACAGCCATAGTGGAACCTCACGGGCGGATTATGGGTCTTGATCTGCCCGATGGCGGCCATTTGACCCACGGGTTCATGACtgacaaaaagaaaatctcaGCCACCTCTATTTTCTTTGAGTCAATGCCTTATAAGGTGACTTTGTAGTTCAAATTGATAGTGTGGTGAAATCTTAAAACAAAAGTTAACCTAAAtgaatgaaaattgtgtcatttaTTTGCCTTCATgtttttcaaaagaaaaaaaatgctgttGTATGTTTTCTAGGTCAACCCAGAAACTGGATATATTGATTACGACAGACTTGCAGAAAATGCTCGCCTCTTTCACCCCAGACTTATCATCGCAGGTTTGTGTACTCTATTTACTTTTCTTGCAacaatttaactctttcaccgccagcgatttttaaaaaagttaccagccagcgccagcgtttttcatgattttcacaaaaggttaatgctctccagaaaatgtttttcttcaaatatataaacatacaatataccaaatgaaagaacagaccctctgctttcaaaaaaaaaaaaacgtctcatcctaccttcagtagttcttttgtaatcagcttttaaatatgggtaggtttctgcaaaaacaccacattttgagcaaaaagcagagataataaaatttttgtgacagacttttcatagagatcccattcagagcgatctataaaacagacacggacatgcagcagcttgccatagggcaatacttccggttttaaaaagttgcggaagggcaacctagtggataatagcggtattgcggaaagacggaaatactcgtcattggcggggaagcgttttctcttgattgacgagacaTCTCGTCTGGATGTTTGGCAGGGGGCGTATGTCTCCTTGCTCGGCATGAACTGGAGCGTACAGTACAGAGCAGCTGGAGAATGAGACGGTGCAGTAACGGACAGGACCATGACTGGAAAAAAAGCTTCACAAAGGCTCTCTAATTGTTTCATTTCTTTGCTTAATATAATCGAGTTTTGTTATTGGACTTTTTTTGTTCTAGAAAGCTTTTAAAACCATTGTTGTCGCTCCATTAAGCAATGTGCATTTCATCTTTATTTGCTTGGCTTTCTTTCTCGGCTAACTTGCGAGTGACGTACATACTTGTGTTTGGGAGGAGTAAAGCGCTCACATGTGGCTTCATCAACCAGAtgcatttaattcaattcaattttatttatatagcgcttttcacaagtgttaattgttgaaTATTTACACTTGTCCAGTTTCATTTGAACTGCGTCCCATACCACCTCCTGAAGTTGTTTGAGGGATCAGATTTAAATCTGTCTCGAAAACGTTTCGGGGgcatttacacttttttttaacgATCTggtagctatccgatcagaaaAAATGCATAAAGTGACCAGATGTAAAAAGGCCcttacatgttttcttgtaaataagtttttttctGACTCTTATGTTCGatattttcactttaatggcaatgaaaggTTATTAGTCACTCATGCCTTCTTTTCACAAATGCCAcattagtcatttcattggtttttaaccaaatttgcATCAAAACCCTACATGCAAAAAAGTACATGCAAAATTCTCCACTTCTAAAAAGTCTCTAGTCACTCTTTCTTCACTATTCTTTCTGAAGGTAAAAGGCTAAAAAATCCAGCcaatatcaaaatatattcagTAAAACTCCATTAACCGGGTAAAAATATCCTGCACTTTGATGTTTGCGCAGTGTTTATCCAATTCTTCTTTGCTGAAAAAACTGTgtttaatggattttgccaataaaccggtatttctgaatgacctgaggccAGAATTAAGTGGATTTAACCCTCAAACGGTCCTTGTTTTCTGTTTACACTACTGGCCCTTGGGGTATATATGACACCAAAAT
This window of the Misgurnus anguillicaudatus chromosome 19, ASM2758022v2, whole genome shotgun sequence genome carries:
- the pdap1b gene encoding pdgfa associated protein 1b, producing MPKGGKKGGHKGRMRTYTSPEEIDAQMKAEKERKKNEEEEGASVNDNQTEDKITASDSEDSDDDGSQKRKGIEGLIEIENPNRAAQKAKKVTEIELEGPKQLSRREREEIEKQKAKERYMKMHLAGKTDQAKADLARLAIIRKQREDAARKKEEERKAKEAAQAAAAATKGLHTLSLK
- the bud31 gene encoding protein BUD31 homolog, with translation MPKVKRSRKPPPDGWELIEPTLDELDQKMREAETEPHEGKRKVESLWPIFRLHHQRSRYIFDLFYKRKAISRELYDYCIKEGYADKNLIAKWKKQGYENLCCLRCIQTRDTNFGTNCICRVPKSKLEVGRIIECTHCGCRGCSG